Proteins from a single region of Haloterrigena alkaliphila:
- a CDS encoding L-lactate MFS transporter yields MVRTDADRNRWLIALSAIAIHLSIGSIYAYSVYQNPLRDELGWAISDVSLAFTVAIVFLALSAAFLGGFVENRGPRISGLIAAGTFGLGIIGAGLSVQLETYAGFVLTFGVISGIGIGIGYITPISTLVQWFPDRRGMATGMAVMGFGAGALVTGPVANYIIETVSIPVTFYALGVGYFLLMVAGASYLKKPPTDWVPEGIDESEIDTADNAKGVSINTDLAELTGSEALRTPRFYLVWLIMFINVSAGIMLLSVASPMTQAITNVDAATAASVVGLIGVFNGGGRIFWATASDYIGRTTTYGAFFGLQIVAFVLMPQISHLWLFSGLMFLIITAYGGGFACLPAYLGDLFGTKELSAIHGYTLTAWGAAGVAGPMLVSEIVERTNSYRMAFYIITGALVVGLAAVAVLYFRIESVRDARGGPSRRPSEQATD; encoded by the coding sequence ATGGTCCGAACCGACGCCGACAGAAATCGCTGGTTGATCGCGCTCTCGGCGATCGCGATCCACCTATCGATCGGATCGATTTACGCGTACAGTGTGTATCAGAACCCGTTACGCGACGAGTTGGGCTGGGCGATCTCGGACGTGTCCCTCGCGTTCACCGTCGCGATCGTCTTCCTCGCGCTCTCGGCGGCGTTCCTCGGGGGGTTCGTCGAGAACCGCGGACCGCGGATCTCGGGACTGATCGCCGCCGGGACCTTCGGGCTCGGTATCATCGGCGCCGGCCTCAGCGTCCAGCTCGAGACGTACGCCGGCTTCGTCCTCACGTTCGGCGTGATCAGCGGGATCGGCATCGGGATCGGCTACATCACCCCGATCTCGACGCTCGTCCAGTGGTTCCCCGACCGCCGGGGGATGGCCACCGGGATGGCCGTCATGGGCTTCGGCGCCGGCGCGCTCGTGACCGGCCCGGTCGCGAACTACATCATCGAGACCGTGAGCATTCCGGTCACGTTCTACGCGCTCGGGGTCGGCTACTTCCTCCTGATGGTCGCCGGCGCGAGCTACCTGAAGAAGCCGCCGACCGACTGGGTCCCGGAGGGAATCGACGAGAGCGAGATCGACACCGCGGACAATGCGAAAGGCGTCTCCATCAACACCGACCTCGCGGAACTCACCGGCAGCGAGGCGCTGCGGACGCCGCGGTTTTACCTCGTCTGGCTGATCATGTTCATCAACGTCTCGGCCGGGATCATGCTGTTGTCCGTCGCGTCGCCGATGACTCAGGCGATCACCAACGTCGACGCGGCGACCGCGGCGTCGGTCGTCGGACTCATCGGCGTCTTCAACGGCGGGGGTCGAATCTTCTGGGCGACCGCCTCCGACTACATCGGGCGGACGACCACGTACGGGGCGTTCTTCGGCCTCCAGATCGTCGCGTTCGTCCTGATGCCCCAGATCAGTCACCTCTGGCTGTTCTCGGGACTGATGTTCCTCATCATCACCGCCTACGGCGGCGGGTTCGCTTGCCTGCCGGCGTACCTGGGCGACCTGTTCGGGACGAAAGAACTCAGCGCCATCCACGGCTACACCCTGACGGCGTGGGGGGCCGCCGGCGTCGCCGGTCCGATGCTCGTCTCGGAGATCGTCGAGCGGACGAACAGCTACCGGATGGCGTTCTACATCATCACCGGAGCGTTGGTCGTCGGACTGGCTGCCGTGGCCGTCCTCTACTTCCGGATCGAGTCCGTTCGCGACGCCCGCGGCGGTCCGAGTCGCCGGCCGTCCGAGCAGGCGACCGACTGA
- a CDS encoding tyrosine-type recombinase/integrase — MSLEPIEPDTALELYLADKDNELAEASLEAHEYRLGHFVRWCDHQDIENLNNLSGRQLQRYRVWRRDEGDLSPVSEKTQMDTLRVFIRWLETVDGVEQDLSQKVLSPDITPEQNSRDVMLDTDRAAKVLAHLEKYHYASIEHVTIALMWHTMMRVGAVHALDLKDYHPSEQYVEVRHRPEAGTPIKNQGDGERLVALSNDLCKLLDDWIDNQRRNMTDDNDRSPLLTTAQGRPCKTTLRAYVYRWTQPCRYDGECPHDRDPDECEATDRDHLSKCPSSVSPHAIRRGSITHSLNSDMPDKVVSDRANVSQEVIDTHYDRRTERERMEQRRDYLDDL, encoded by the coding sequence ATGAGTCTGGAACCAATCGAACCCGACACCGCGTTGGAACTCTACCTCGCGGACAAGGACAACGAACTCGCCGAAGCATCGCTTGAAGCTCACGAGTACCGACTCGGCCACTTCGTCCGCTGGTGCGACCACCAGGACATCGAGAACCTCAACAATCTCAGCGGACGGCAGCTCCAGCGCTACCGCGTCTGGAGGCGAGATGAGGGCGACCTCTCGCCGGTCTCGGAGAAAACCCAGATGGATACGCTACGAGTGTTCATCCGGTGGCTCGAAACTGTTGATGGCGTTGAGCAGGATCTCAGCCAGAAGGTCCTTTCACCGGACATCACACCCGAGCAGAACTCTCGCGACGTGATGCTCGATACTGATCGCGCCGCTAAAGTTCTGGCCCACCTTGAGAAGTACCACTACGCGTCTATCGAGCACGTCACGATCGCGCTCATGTGGCATACGATGATGCGTGTTGGGGCGGTCCACGCTCTCGACCTGAAAGACTATCATCCCAGCGAGCAGTATGTCGAAGTTCGCCACCGTCCCGAAGCCGGGACACCAATCAAGAATCAAGGCGATGGCGAACGGCTGGTTGCCCTCTCCAACGACCTCTGCAAACTGCTCGACGACTGGATTGATAATCAGCGTCGCAACATGACTGACGATAACGACCGAAGTCCACTGTTGACGACTGCTCAGGGGCGACCGTGCAAGACGACGCTCAGAGCATACGTCTACCGCTGGACGCAGCCCTGCCGATACGATGGGGAATGTCCGCATGATCGTGATCCTGACGAATGTGAAGCTACTGATCGCGATCACCTCTCAAAATGCCCGTCATCGGTCAGTCCGCACGCGATTCGTCGTGGGAGCATTACACACAGTCTAAACAGCGATATGCCAGATAAAGTCGTGAGCGATCGAGCTAATGTAAGTCAGGAGGTCATCGATACGCACTATGACCGTAGAACTGAACGAGAACGGATGGAACAACGACGTGATTACTTAGACGATCTATAG
- a CDS encoding DUF262 domain-containing protein — translation MEARFKRIRDLYGKSGSKFEVPEYQRGYEWEQKHFEDLWSDLKRVGDRVNMHYLGNIIILLEEDEDTKRFSIVDGQQRMVTISTLMMAIRDRQDMGNADDKIIEDILNTYPTGGAERKLHLYNDDQDARFEALWQGETDDVDGTIGDAYNFFSRKLISCDEDEVEELKTNLVNKMRVVETTSEDTSLAYMVFQSQNERGKDVEPQILAKARIFGEAEKFDDIAKQREVKGRWKKIYQQLESELGSPRFRDEFRVRRPMSQILVNSDTATPTQIDKSALYRNFDETLQNHDDVHEFVKWFDGQTDEYLKLSSSGYDVNGGDFPNDAKRHLQYFNSISTHAEVLTLAILNNTDNEKLLKEYFRLASIIGMRSELAGRRSEDKRKTIYRTAKAVRGSDDIRSTLVDSINDRTPEDSEIIEYLKANDMTIRGQWGFRTALILSSIEEERRGPWRIDFDDLHIEHVAPRRTFESSDYTTWQHDLDIEKSEFEDYKNRLGNLTLLSPTDHGRLDESSFEKKRRTYRKSDIKITEELSDYDEWTSEKIKDRTENLAKELTNRWSV, via the coding sequence ATGGAAGCTCGGTTTAAACGGATACGGGACCTTTACGGGAAGTCGGGGTCGAAATTCGAAGTTCCTGAGTACCAGCGAGGGTATGAGTGGGAGCAGAAACACTTCGAGGACTTATGGTCAGACCTGAAGCGGGTTGGCGACAGGGTCAACATGCACTACCTCGGGAACATCATCATCCTACTTGAAGAGGACGAGGATACGAAGCGCTTCAGTATCGTTGACGGCCAGCAGCGGATGGTAACCATATCCACTCTAATGATGGCGATTCGAGACCGCCAGGATATGGGCAACGCCGATGATAAAATCATCGAGGACATTCTGAATACGTATCCCACAGGGGGTGCGGAGCGGAAACTGCATCTCTACAACGACGACCAGGACGCTCGATTCGAAGCACTCTGGCAAGGGGAGACAGATGATGTTGATGGCACTATCGGCGACGCGTACAATTTCTTCTCGCGGAAACTGATAAGCTGCGACGAGGATGAGGTCGAGGAACTCAAGACAAACTTGGTAAACAAGATGCGAGTGGTCGAGACCACGTCTGAGGACACGAGTCTCGCCTACATGGTCTTCCAGTCCCAGAACGAGCGAGGGAAGGACGTCGAACCTCAGATTCTCGCGAAAGCACGTATCTTCGGCGAAGCAGAGAAGTTCGATGACATCGCGAAACAGCGCGAGGTGAAAGGGCGCTGGAAGAAAATATATCAGCAGCTTGAAAGCGAACTGGGCAGTCCGAGATTCCGCGATGAATTCCGTGTTCGCCGACCGATGTCACAGATTCTGGTGAATTCGGATACGGCCACGCCGACACAGATAGACAAATCCGCTCTGTATCGCAACTTCGACGAGACCTTGCAGAACCATGATGATGTCCACGAATTCGTCAAGTGGTTCGACGGGCAGACCGATGAATACCTGAAACTGAGTAGCTCAGGCTACGATGTTAACGGTGGAGATTTTCCGAACGATGCGAAACGCCACCTCCAGTACTTTAACTCTATCTCTACTCATGCGGAAGTGCTCACGCTCGCTATCCTGAACAACACGGATAACGAAAAGCTCCTGAAAGAGTACTTCAGACTCGCCTCTATCATCGGCATGCGATCGGAATTAGCGGGCCGTCGCTCCGAGGACAAGCGCAAGACCATTTACAGAACTGCGAAGGCAGTCCGTGGGAGTGATGATATCCGAAGCACGCTTGTCGACTCAATCAACGATAGAACGCCCGAGGATTCCGAAATTATCGAATATCTAAAGGCAAACGACATGACCATTCGCGGTCAATGGGGCTTCCGAACTGCACTTATCCTCTCCAGCATTGAAGAAGAGCGTCGTGGCCCGTGGCGTATCGACTTCGACGACCTCCACATCGAACACGTTGCACCGCGTCGAACCTTCGAGAGTTCGGATTACACGACTTGGCAGCACGACCTCGATATCGAGAAAAGCGAGTTTGAGGACTACAAGAACAGGCTCGGGAACCTCACGCTCCTCTCACCGACCGACCACGGACGACTGGATGAATCGTCCTTCGAAAAGAAACGGAGAACGTACAGAAAGTCTGACATCAAGATTACCGAAGAGCTGAGTGATTACGACGAGTGGACGAGCGAGAAAATCAAAGACCGTACTGAGAACCTTGCGAAGGAACTGACCAACCGCTGGTCAGTCTAA
- a CDS encoding PIN domain-containing protein, protein MKLVIDANVVISALIADSKTRELIVTLESDLLTPAFVHDDVENYEDVIVEEFGMKPDRVAQFIDLLFQYIEVVPVDDFYPAIENADAVIGDTDPDDVLYLACAIANDAAIWSDDSDFDEQNLVERYSTSDVIDSFDTF, encoded by the coding sequence ATGAAGCTGGTCATCGACGCTAACGTCGTCATCTCCGCGCTCATCGCTGATTCGAAAACGCGGGAACTCATCGTTACACTTGAATCGGATCTTTTGACGCCCGCGTTCGTCCACGACGACGTCGAGAACTACGAAGACGTGATCGTGGAAGAATTCGGGATGAAACCGGATCGAGTGGCACAGTTCATCGACCTCCTGTTTCAGTACATCGAGGTTGTTCCTGTCGACGACTTCTATCCGGCTATCGAGAACGCGGACGCTGTGATCGGCGACACCGACCCCGACGATGTGCTCTATCTCGCGTGTGCGATCGCCAACGATGCGGCCATCTGGAGTGATGATTCCGATTTCGACGAACAGAATCTGGTCGAGAGGTACTCGACGAGCGACGTGATCGACTCCTTCGACACGTTCTAG